CAGCGGCTGACATCGATCCCCCATCAGGATCGTCCTCTGCCACACTCCTCCGTCTCCGGCGACCTCCTCACCACCATCTTGTTTGTTGTAGGCtgcctttttcttgtttcttctacTGATTTTCGTGATGAAGACCTGTTTGCCGGGACTCCTTAATGGTAACTTCGGCATGAATCTTGAACTCTTTGGCTTGGCTTTGATGAGCTTTCTCGAGATTTGGCTCGCTTTCTTGGCGCACAGGGCCATGAGGGCCGACATGGACACGAGCAAGCTGAGCGACAGCCGCTTTGCTGAGCTCGAGCCGTGGCCTTGCGATGCACGGTTCATGGTTTGAAAGATGTGGAGAGAACTGGAAGGAAGATTGTAATGCCTGCGAGTTTAAATTTGAGCCTTGTGCTTGTGCTCAAGTATTTTATACAAGTTGCTGGTAGTTGGTATCTTGTTCGGGCCACCGGTTATAGCCGGTGGTTTTGGGCACTTTGTGTTGtttctttctcattctcatagtatctctctttttctataGTTGGGCTAAAAGTCAGCGTCTTAATTATATTATTCCTCTCATAATATTTCTTCTGATGGCGCTGTATTGATTATTTCTTTTGGGGGAGATATTAGGAAACTTCGGTGAGTTGAATGTCTGTCGAGCTTATCCCTCAAAAGCTCATTTGAATCATTCAATCTGGCTCAACTTCTGAACTGTGATTAGCTGGTTAATGATGATGGTCATCATTGATCTATTTTACAAGGTTATGTATCATCATGAAGCTGAACTCGACTTTGAAGTGCTGTGGAGATATTGCTTTGTCTTTGGGCAGATCTTATGTTGTTTTCCCGATGCCGTTGGATGCACAAAGCAtgacaagaagtaaaaaaagttttaagGAAGAGTATTAAAGGGCAATTGTTGTGCTGTCATTTCGCTTTTAAGTAAGTACTCATCTTGAAATATATACATGCTTGGTATACTAAGATTTATATTTCCCATTTATGTCTATATACGAAGATTGGCCATAAAACTAGGAGCCATTCTTAGTATATCGAGCAGTATACGATCCTGCATTCGCGATACTATAAGGTCGGGTTCGCGACCGTCCAGCAGGTACTGTTAGTGCCGTGGTTTATTGGTTAGCACATAAATATCGCTCAAATGGGTACTTTCTTATTGTGGAATTTGGACATTTAATGTGTCTTTTCTTGTCCGAAATGGCAAGGCAATCGCGTTTTCAATGTACGCGCTATGAGCTGTGTTATTTATCAGTGGGGACGGGAGGAGTAGGTGAGTCGGTGAATGAAGGCCCCCATATTCAATAACCTCGTCCATTCTTTTAAATCAGTTTGGTTAGTGTCTGCCATTCAATTTCTGGCTGAGTTGTGAACTTGAGGGCTTCGGGACCACCCCCGTCTCATCTGCCTTTTCTGTCGCTAATTATGTCCGTCCACTGCAAAAGATCATCTCGAAAAGCTCGATCCAGCTTCGTCTTCTACCTTGGTTAATAGCCTCTCGTTTCTTGTTCTTTATAGCTGCTCAGGAAGCTGCTCGTATAAGTTTAAGCGTTCGCAGCTGCACCTGTTTTGTCGCTCGTTACATGATCTCATTGTAGCCGGTGCGGGATAACATGGTCACGGTACAGCCAAAGCCATTACCGTTTGCGCCTCTCGCTACAAGCTTTTCGTCTGCGTTTTTGGCTGTCAGTACAATTGTCAAAATGAATGCTTCAAAGTGGAAAATATTCGTGAATATGAGTACcatgttgagagagagagagagagagagagagagagagcatttcCTTCGAGTTTTTTATGGTCCTTTCCCATCCATACTTGAGCTTCAAATCCTGATAAAAGAAGCGTTCAATGTGAAGAAACGTGCTATCGGGGATGGTACTGATCTTCGACCGCCAAGAAGGGTGTGCTGAGCTAACTGGTTCTCTTTCGGTAAAACAAGATGAGTAAAGTATTGAGTCTAACTTTACAGAAGTTTAAACGTTCCCGTTCCATGAGAAGCGCCCGAATATTAGCTTTCGCGATTGTATATCTCTAGAAGCGTTGGAGAGCCTGCGTGCATATTACATGTGCGTGGTATAGGTACTCTCTTTGGTCCTAAGCAAGATCTTAAAGGTTTTGACATCCTGAAAACAGATAAAATTGAGGGAGGGGTTCTCCCTCGATAAAAATGGAACTCCCACGGGGAGCCCAGCCACAACAACCCCCTTACAGGGGTTGAGGGTAACCCCGCTTGGATCCCGCGACGCCTTCCCTCTTGAAACACAGGGGCGTGGTGCAGATTTCATGTGCGTGGTACAGGTACTCTCTCCAATACAGTTCCTTTACTAGCTGTAGGCATTATGAACATGGATCCTGAGGCTAAGCTCACAGGACACGCGTGATCCGTATGTAGAGGCCAAAAGGAAGTCCAAATGGAACTCGGGATAATTGttcaaaagtcctaaacctattttaCAGAGACCAATTCATTCATGAATCATTCAATTGTACTAAATTAGctccaaatcttttgacgatttgctaaTGTAATCCTAAATTattcaattgtgttaatttagtcttaaatttttaatgatttgctaatttagtgctaaatttattattaagATATGTGGCTAGAAGGAATACATTGGcaaatcataaaaaagtttagaagtaaattggtacaattgaaacGTTCAAgaccaaaattgacaaatcgttaaGAGGTTTAGCACTAAAGTGGtagaattgaaaagtttagaattgaattgacatccgTATAATAAGTTTGGAACTTTGTAGACAATTTTTCCAAActcattcaatttttcttttcatatgcGCATGTTCCATGCCCATCTAGTAGGGGTGATTATGGTTCGGATAGGGCCAATTCAGCACCTAACCCGAAGACCAACCTGCACAGTGTTGGTccccaatttttgggaccgtGGACCGACTTAGTTGAGCTTGGGACTGAGGAGGAGGATGCCGTTTGATGCTGTTTAAGTTAGAATTTGTTTTTTAGTCAGGATAGATCTGGGTTGGACTAATCTTAAACTCCTAAAATTGAGAACCAACCC
The sequence above is drawn from the Eucalyptus grandis isolate ANBG69807.140 chromosome 11, ASM1654582v1, whole genome shotgun sequence genome and encodes:
- the LOC104426098 gene encoding uncharacterized protein LOC104426098, which gives rise to MNRASQGHGSSSAKRLSLSLLVSMSALMALCAKKASQISRKLIKAKPKSSRFMPKLPLRSPGKQVFITKISRRNKKKAAYNKQDGGEEVAGDGGVWQRTILMGDRCQPLNFSGVIYYDENGNRLDQLPPRSPRHPASPLPGYITNAFK